In Aestuariibaculum lutulentum, one DNA window encodes the following:
- a CDS encoding ABC transporter permease → MANVKSTLVRFQSIIALLVLCIVLTILSDKFFTLENGWNIARQISINVCISVGMTLVILTKGIDLSVGSILAFSGAIAAGVLKYGLEIPVLNAYIGFTLFGTILAGVITGGSLGLFNGWMITKFKVPPFVATLAMLTIARGATMLWTGGFPITGFGHNFSFIGTGWFLGIPMPVWITILVVVIAVIVTRKTKFGRHIYAIGGNESAARLSGININRVKIWVYAIAGVLAAVGGIILTSRLDSAQPNAGMSYELDSIAAVVIGGTSLSGGRGSIMGTVQGALIIGVLNSGLVLLNVSPFWQQIIKGFVILIAVIMDRLNYPNED, encoded by the coding sequence ATGGCCAATGTTAAATCTACTTTAGTACGATTTCAGTCAATCATTGCACTTTTAGTATTATGCATTGTATTAACAATTTTATCCGATAAGTTTTTCACCTTAGAGAATGGATGGAATATAGCACGACAAATTTCCATTAATGTATGCATCTCCGTAGGGATGACACTCGTTATTTTAACCAAAGGTATCGACCTTTCTGTTGGCTCCATATTAGCTTTCAGTGGCGCAATAGCCGCAGGTGTTTTAAAATATGGACTTGAAATACCAGTTTTAAATGCCTACATAGGTTTTACCCTTTTTGGAACTATTCTGGCTGGTGTTATTACGGGAGGAAGCCTTGGACTGTTTAATGGCTGGATGATTACGAAATTTAAAGTGCCTCCATTTGTAGCTACTTTAGCGATGCTTACCATTGCCCGGGGAGCCACAATGTTATGGACGGGAGGGTTTCCTATAACTGGATTTGGTCATAATTTTTCTTTTATAGGAACCGGATGGTTTTTAGGTATTCCCATGCCAGTGTGGATTACGATTCTGGTGGTTGTTATTGCTGTAATTGTAACGAGGAAGACCAAATTCGGGAGACATATTTACGCCATTGGAGGTAATGAAAGTGCAGCACGCTTATCAGGTATAAATATCAATCGTGTTAAGATTTGGGTATATGCGATAGCAGGTGTTTTGGCAGCTGTTGGAGGTATAATCCTTACATCTAGATTAGATTCGGCCCAACCTAATGCAGGTATGAGTTATGAGTTAGATTCGATTGCTGCTGTTGTAATAGGAGGAACTTCTTTATCCGGAGGTCGCGGATCTATTATGGGAACCGTTCAGGGGGCACTTATAATAGGTGTGTTGAATAGTGGTTTGGTATTGCTGAATGTATCTCCGTTCTGGCAGCAAATTATAAAAGGTTTTGTAATCCTTATAGCAGTAATAATGGATAGGTTGAATTATCCAAATGAAGATTAA
- a CDS encoding sugar ABC transporter ATP-binding protein: MKNQPDILLQAKNITKKFGGITALDNVNLNVHTGKVNVIVGENGAGKSTLMKILSGVYPDYEGELILNGEIVNFSNPKEAMKSGIAIIHQELNLIPYLSIYENIFLGRELQDRFGMLDTKTMISKTKELLLRLDCQLNPKTRVSKLRVGEQQLVEIAKALLEEAKVLIMDEPTSAISDSEIEVLFRIIGTLKDHNVSILYISHKLDKLFAIADRFTGLRDGKSVGTIEDVTNTKRDDLIRLMVGRDIDNKFQKDDVVLGEEVLRVENISLPRVNDKSTFLIKDVSFNVKKGEVLGIFGLMGAGRTELLETIFGLHYKHMSGAVFIEGKQVKITSVIDAIKYGIALVPEDRKEDGLVLQMPICKNISMASIDKVVKKGFLSTILEAALSLKYITALKIKTPSEKQLAKNLSGGNQQKVVLSKWLATKPKVLFLDEPTRGIDVNAKNEIYHLINKLAKEGLGIVVVSSELPEIMAIADRILVLSQTRISGSFNQQTASEESIMSAATS; the protein is encoded by the coding sequence TTGAAGAATCAACCAGATATTTTGCTTCAAGCTAAAAACATTACCAAAAAGTTTGGAGGTATTACTGCATTAGATAACGTAAACCTGAATGTACATACTGGAAAGGTAAATGTTATTGTAGGTGAAAATGGAGCAGGTAAATCTACTTTAATGAAAATTCTATCTGGTGTTTATCCAGATTATGAAGGGGAACTTATTTTAAATGGTGAGATTGTGAATTTTAGTAATCCTAAAGAAGCCATGAAGAGTGGCATTGCCATTATTCATCAGGAACTCAACTTGATTCCTTACCTATCTATTTACGAGAATATTTTTTTAGGAAGGGAATTACAAGATCGTTTTGGAATGCTGGACACCAAAACCATGATAAGCAAAACCAAGGAACTGCTGTTGCGCTTAGATTGTCAATTAAATCCTAAAACTCGGGTTTCTAAATTAAGAGTAGGAGAGCAGCAGCTCGTAGAAATAGCTAAAGCACTTTTAGAAGAAGCTAAAGTGTTGATAATGGACGAGCCGACTTCGGCGATTTCAGATTCAGAAATAGAGGTGCTTTTCAGGATAATCGGTACGCTAAAAGATCATAATGTATCCATTCTTTATATTTCACATAAGTTAGATAAACTATTTGCCATAGCAGATCGGTTTACAGGTTTGAGAGATGGTAAATCGGTGGGTACGATTGAAGATGTTACAAACACAAAAAGAGACGATCTTATTCGTTTAATGGTTGGAAGAGATATTGATAATAAATTCCAAAAGGACGATGTGGTTTTAGGTGAGGAGGTTTTAAGGGTGGAAAATATTAGTCTTCCGCGAGTAAATGATAAATCTACCTTTTTAATTAAAGATGTAAGTTTCAATGTGAAGAAAGGTGAGGTGCTGGGCATTTTTGGTTTGATGGGTGCAGGGCGCACCGAACTTTTGGAAACTATTTTTGGATTACATTACAAACATATGTCTGGCGCTGTTTTTATTGAAGGAAAACAGGTTAAAATTACTTCTGTAATTGATGCTATAAAATACGGTATAGCTTTGGTTCCCGAAGATCGAAAAGAAGATGGTTTGGTTTTACAAATGCCTATATGTAAAAATATTAGTATGGCTAGTATTGATAAGGTTGTAAAGAAAGGGTTTTTAAGCACTATTCTCGAGGCTGCACTTTCACTAAAATATATAACAGCATTAAAAATAAAAACGCCTTCTGAGAAACAACTGGCTAAAAATTTAAGTGGAGGAAATCAGCAAAAAGTAGTTTTATCTAAATGGCTGGCAACAAAGCCCAAAGTGTTGTTTCTCGATGAACCAACAAGAGGGATTGATGTTAATGCTAAAAATGAAATTTATCATTTAATAAATAAACTGGCTAAGGAAGGATTAGGTATCGTGGTTGTTTCTTCAGAATTACCTGAAATTATGGCAATAGCAGATCGTATACTGGTGTTAAGTCAAACCCGAATTTCCGGTAGTTTTAATCAGCAAACAGCAAGTGAAGAATCAATCATGTCTGCTGCCACATCATAA
- a CDS encoding DUF2291 family protein — translation MKRVIKYILVGVIICVSLYNSIYIENLTEVKEKHGKSKFDAKGFANAFMTSEAKSLKGISTAVFLDELAKDVTAYCETQGHKLGISNSYYFIVESDAVVRYIGDENVIVSLIDGKDQNVKIATDFIFGNAIREGTKIANISDYQNTMDYNNISVELNNYVRENIIPPFKENVKIEDTIHFKGAVKVNVKQVNLDDLRVIPIDVKFKNE, via the coding sequence ATGAAAAGAGTCATTAAATATATCCTTGTTGGTGTCATAATTTGTGTGTCGTTATATAATTCGATATACATAGAGAATTTAACTGAAGTAAAAGAAAAACATGGTAAATCTAAGTTTGATGCTAAAGGTTTTGCCAATGCGTTTATGACCTCGGAAGCTAAATCGCTAAAAGGCATATCAACGGCTGTGTTTTTGGATGAATTAGCAAAAGATGTTACGGCTTATTGTGAAACACAAGGACATAAATTAGGTATCAGTAATAGCTATTATTTTATTGTTGAAAGTGATGCCGTAGTTCGTTATATAGGTGATGAAAATGTCATAGTATCATTAATTGACGGTAAAGATCAAAATGTTAAAATCGCTACCGATTTTATATTCGGAAATGCTATTCGTGAAGGAACCAAAATAGCTAATATTAGCGATTACCAAAATACTATGGACTATAATAATATATCAGTTGAACTAAATAATTATGTTCGTGAAAATATTATTCCTCCCTTTAAAGAAAACGTAAAAATAGAAGATACTATCCATTTTAAAGGAGCAGTAAAAGTGAACGTAAAACAGGTAAATCTCGATGATTTAAGAGTAATTCCTATTGATGTTAAATTCAAAAACGAATAG
- a CDS encoding D-ribose ABC transporter substrate-binding protein → MTLPTKLIPPLPIKYLLLFLFLFLITSCNNDKKESAKKVAVVISTLNNPWFVVLGESAAERARELGYEATIFDSQNNTSKEAEHFENLIAAGYSAILFNPTDSEGSVSNVKRAKQAGVPTFCMDREVNSLDDPASQIISDNFSGCVELGEYFVRKLHKKGKYVELLGLVGDNNTWNRSKGFHSVVDHFPDLKMVAQQSADFDRSKAMEVLESILQSNPDIDAVFCGNDAMAMGAYQALVASGKADSVMVFGFDGAKDVMDAINNKRIMATAMQSPKQMARTAAELADEYIKGRRDFGAKTPLEVEVVTQENINQFNAYGSNE, encoded by the coding sequence ATGACTTTACCAACTAAACTAATACCACCACTACCAATAAAATATTTACTGCTTTTTCTTTTTTTATTTTTAATAACATCTTGTAATAATGATAAAAAGGAATCCGCAAAAAAAGTAGCCGTAGTTATATCTACGCTTAATAATCCATGGTTTGTCGTTTTGGGAGAATCGGCTGCAGAACGAGCAAGGGAATTAGGCTACGAAGCTACCATTTTCGATTCCCAGAATAATACATCTAAAGAAGCAGAACATTTTGAGAATTTAATTGCTGCAGGTTACAGTGCCATTTTATTTAATCCTACGGATTCAGAAGGATCGGTATCCAATGTTAAACGTGCTAAGCAGGCTGGTGTACCTACATTCTGTATGGACAGAGAAGTGAATTCTCTAGACGATCCAGCTTCCCAAATTATTTCTGATAACTTTTCTGGTTGTGTAGAGCTTGGTGAGTATTTTGTTCGAAAGCTTCATAAAAAAGGAAAGTATGTGGAACTACTTGGTTTGGTTGGAGATAATAATACCTGGAACCGATCTAAAGGGTTTCATAGTGTGGTCGATCATTTTCCGGACTTAAAAATGGTGGCTCAGCAAAGTGCAGACTTCGACAGGAGTAAAGCTATGGAAGTGCTGGAGTCTATTTTACAATCCAACCCAGATATTGATGCTGTATTTTGTGGTAATGATGCTATGGCTATGGGAGCCTATCAGGCATTAGTAGCATCTGGAAAAGCTGATAGCGTAATGGTTTTTGGCTTTGATGGCGCTAAAGATGTTATGGATGCCATTAACAACAAAAGAATAATGGCAACGGCTATGCAATCGCCCAAGCAAATGGCAAGAACCGCAGCAGAATTAGCCGATGAGTATATAAAAGGTAGGCGTGATTTTGGAGCCAAAACACCTCTTGAAGTCGAGGTGGTTACTCAGGAGAATATCAATCAGTTTAATGCATACGGATCAAACGAATAA
- a CDS encoding transketolase family protein — MELDKIEDKYLKMGEANQIVFSETLQALAETDKDIIAVTSDSRGSGKLVPFAQKYPKQIVEVGIAEQNLVGVAAGLASAGKKSFAVSPACFLSARALEQIKNDVCYSDNPVTLVGISAGVSYGALGTTHHSLHDFAALRAINNITIVAPADNFETEQAVKLAAKHDKPVYLRFGKKAMPFLSEENQTFQFGKGRVVKEGKDITLIATGETVYPAWLAAKRLEEDHNIKATVVSMHTVKPLDVKLLENLASNNSPIVTVEEHMINGGLGEACASHLFQKGFTNPFKIIGIPDEYTITGSQVEIFNHYGISEVGLYETCKTLLNLKI, encoded by the coding sequence ATGGAGCTAGATAAAATAGAAGATAAATATTTAAAAATGGGTGAGGCTAATCAGATTGTGTTTTCTGAAACACTTCAGGCTTTAGCAGAAACCGATAAGGATATTATAGCTGTAACCAGTGATTCCCGAGGGTCTGGTAAATTGGTTCCTTTCGCTCAAAAATATCCCAAACAAATTGTAGAAGTAGGTATCGCAGAGCAAAATCTTGTAGGAGTTGCAGCTGGGTTAGCTTCCGCAGGAAAAAAATCATTTGCTGTATCTCCTGCGTGTTTTTTAAGCGCTCGGGCATTAGAACAAATTAAAAATGATGTGTGTTATTCTGATAACCCCGTTACATTGGTTGGAATCAGTGCTGGGGTAAGTTATGGCGCTTTAGGAACAACGCATCACAGTTTACACGATTTTGCAGCTTTACGAGCTATTAACAATATAACGATAGTAGCGCCAGCTGATAATTTTGAAACTGAGCAAGCTGTGAAGTTAGCAGCTAAGCACGATAAGCCTGTTTATTTAAGGTTTGGAAAAAAAGCCATGCCTTTTCTAAGCGAAGAGAATCAAACGTTTCAATTTGGGAAAGGTCGCGTTGTAAAAGAAGGTAAAGATATTACCCTAATCGCAACCGGAGAAACAGTTTACCCCGCGTGGCTAGCTGCCAAAAGGCTAGAGGAAGATCATAATATAAAAGCAACGGTTGTTAGTATGCATACTGTTAAGCCTTTAGATGTTAAATTGTTAGAAAATTTGGCTTCAAATAATTCACCAATTGTTACTGTGGAAGAACACATGATTAATGGAGGGCTGGGAGAAGCCTGTGCTTCTCATCTGTTTCAAAAAGGTTTTACTAACCCCTTTAAAATTATTGGAATTCCTGATGAATATACTATTACGGGTTCTCAGGTTGAAATATTTAACCACTACGGTATTTCGGAAGTTGGGTTGTATGAAACCTGTAAAACTTTGTTGAATCTTAAAATTTGA
- a CDS encoding transketolase, translating into MMTNKEMKLKSVYLRKNLLKYIYHAKAGHTGGSLSCVDTLNVLYNRVLNVDPNNFKNPNRDRYVQSKGHCVEALFVTLADRGFFPESDLETLCRYQSHYIGHPTKKVNGVEQNTGALGHGLPICVGEAIAAKLDNKSHRIFTLLGDGELPEGSNWEAFLSASHYKLDNLYAILDYNKQQITGDNKDVMNTDSVREKLETFGWAVKEVDGHNLEDLENALNNGPFEAGKPNFIIAHTIKGKGVSYMERNIKWHHGVPSPEQYELALSELNQAEALIE; encoded by the coding sequence ATGATGACAAACAAAGAAATGAAATTGAAGTCAGTTTATCTACGGAAGAACCTTCTTAAATATATATACCATGCGAAGGCTGGGCATACAGGAGGGAGTCTTTCTTGTGTCGATACGTTGAATGTGTTGTATAATCGTGTGTTAAATGTAGACCCTAATAATTTTAAGAACCCGAATAGAGACCGCTATGTACAAAGTAAAGGCCATTGCGTAGAAGCTTTGTTTGTGACTTTGGCAGATCGCGGATTTTTTCCTGAATCAGATTTAGAGACCTTATGCCGTTATCAATCCCATTATATAGGACACCCTACAAAAAAAGTAAACGGTGTTGAGCAGAATACCGGGGCATTAGGGCACGGATTGCCTATTTGTGTAGGAGAAGCTATAGCAGCAAAATTAGATAATAAATCACACCGGATTTTTACATTGTTAGGTGATGGTGAATTACCAGAGGGCTCTAATTGGGAAGCTTTTTTGTCGGCTTCACATTATAAATTGGATAATCTGTATGCGATTCTCGATTATAATAAACAACAAATCACCGGAGACAATAAAGATGTGATGAACACCGATTCCGTTCGGGAAAAGTTAGAAACTTTTGGTTGGGCAGTAAAAGAAGTTGACGGACATAATTTAGAAGATTTAGAGAACGCCTTAAATAACGGGCCGTTTGAAGCAGGTAAGCCTAATTTTATTATTGCTCATACCATTAAAGGAAAAGGGGTGAGTTATATGGAAAGAAATATAAAATGGCATCACGGTGTGCCTAGTCCGGAACAATACGAATTGGCTTTAAGTGAACTAAATCAGGCGGAAGCATTAATTGAATAA
- a CDS encoding L-fucose/L-arabinose isomerase family protein, protein MSKQLLSLGVIIGNRDFFPDSLVEKARTEIINVLSELSIKPILLETTDTKLGGVETYKDSQKCADLFKKYNEEIAGVLVLLPNFGDERGVADTLKLANLNVPVLVQAYPDELSKMNVANRRDSWCGKISVCNNLYQYGIKYSLTSQHVSFPSEKPFQNDLKDFLAVCRVVKGMKNIRIGAIGARPGAFNTVRFSEKILQRNGITVVTADLSEILGRANKLTKDDKPVKQHLETINAYAPKGETPDEAMIQIAKLDVVLNEYVEEYALDATAIQCWTSLQQNYGCNVCTSMSIMSENMLPSACEVDVTGTLSMYAMQLASGSPSALVDWNNNYADDENKCVLFHCGNWAKSFLPDIEISNAPILGTSIGVENTYGALDGRTPAMPLTFGRISTDDPKGIIKAYVGEGELTNDPLNTFGNRAVAQIGDLNGLMHHICRNGFEHHVVMNASKTASILEEALGNYMGWEVYNHKG, encoded by the coding sequence TAAGTATAAAACCTATTTTATTAGAAACTACAGATACTAAATTAGGAGGTGTAGAAACTTACAAAGATTCTCAGAAATGCGCAGACCTCTTTAAAAAATACAATGAAGAAATAGCAGGAGTACTGGTGTTGCTTCCAAATTTTGGGGATGAACGAGGAGTGGCCGATACATTGAAACTTGCAAATTTAAACGTGCCAGTTCTTGTCCAGGCCTATCCGGATGAATTATCTAAAATGAATGTTGCTAACAGACGAGATTCTTGGTGTGGTAAAATATCAGTTTGTAATAACCTGTATCAATACGGTATTAAATACTCGTTAACAAGTCAGCATGTGTCTTTCCCGTCAGAGAAACCATTTCAGAACGATTTAAAAGACTTTTTAGCGGTATGCCGCGTGGTAAAGGGGATGAAAAATATTCGTATTGGAGCTATTGGAGCCAGACCTGGAGCTTTTAATACGGTACGCTTTTCAGAAAAGATTTTACAAAGAAATGGTATTACAGTGGTTACTGCCGATCTTTCAGAAATTTTAGGTAGGGCCAATAAGTTGACCAAAGATGATAAACCTGTCAAGCAGCATTTAGAAACTATAAATGCTTATGCCCCTAAGGGGGAAACTCCGGATGAGGCTATGATTCAAATCGCTAAACTGGATGTGGTTTTAAATGAGTATGTAGAAGAATATGCCTTGGATGCTACAGCCATTCAGTGTTGGACGTCACTACAGCAAAATTACGGATGTAATGTGTGTACAAGTATGAGTATTATGTCTGAAAACATGTTGCCTTCGGCCTGTGAAGTTGATGTTACAGGAACTTTAAGTATGTACGCCATGCAATTGGCATCAGGTTCACCAAGTGCTTTGGTAGATTGGAATAATAATTATGCCGATGATGAAAATAAGTGTGTTTTATTTCATTGTGGAAACTGGGCAAAATCATTTTTACCAGACATAGAGATCAGTAATGCGCCTATTTTGGGTACCAGTATTGGAGTGGAAAATACCTATGGAGCATTAGACGGAAGAACTCCGGCCATGCCGCTTACCTTCGGAAGAATTAGTACAGACGATCCTAAAGGAATAATAAAAGCCTATGTTGGAGAAGGGGAACTTACCAACGATCCTCTAAACACCTTTGGAAATAGAGCCGTTGCTCAGATAGGTGATTTAAACGGATTAATGCATCACATATGCAGAAATGGTTTTGAGCATCATGTGGTTATGAATGCTTCTAAAACAGCTTCAATTCTGGAGGAAGCTCTGGGGAATTATATGGGGTGGGAAGTCTACAATCACAAGGGATAA